The following coding sequences lie in one Trichoderma breve strain T069 chromosome 1, whole genome shotgun sequence genomic window:
- a CDS encoding redoxin domain-containing protein produces MSVLEVGDSFPGNVSFGYVPFTPETKDITSCGIPIKFDASTEFKNKKVVIVAVPGAFTPTCQANHLPGFIQNIDALKAKGVEQVVVIASNDPFVMSAWGKANYTKDDFIIFASDSELAFSKAIGWTMGDRTARYAIAVDHGKVIYAAKETERGVDVSGADAVLAKL; encoded by the exons ATGTCTGTCCTCGAGGTCGGCGATTCTTTCCCGGGCAACGTGTCCTTTGGCTACGTCCCCTTCACCCCCGAGACCAAGGACATCACCAGCTGCGGCATCCCCATCAAGTTTGATGCCAGCACCG aattcaagaacaagaaggtcgtcatcgtcgccgTCCCCGGCGCCTTCACACCCACATGCCAGGCCAACCACCTGCCCGGCTTCATCCAGAACATTGACGCCCTCAAGGCAAAGGGCGTTGAGCAGGTCGTCGTGATTGCTTCCAACGACCCCTTTGTCATGTCCGCCTGGGGCAAGGCCAACTACACCAAGGACGACTTCATC aTCTTCGCTTCGGATTCCGAGCTTGCGTTCAGCAAGGCTATTGGCTGGACCATGGGCGACCGAACTGCCCGGTATGCCATCGCCGTCGACCACGGCAAGGTGATTTACGCCGCCAAGGAGACTGAGCGCGGCGTCGACGTCTCTGGAGCTGACGCTGTCCTGGCCAAGctgtaa
- a CDS encoding ribosomal protein l24e domain-containing protein, with translation MRTYEDSFSGQRIYPGKGKIYVRGDSKVFRFVNGKSESLFLQRKNPRRIAWTVLYRRQHRKGISEEVAKKRTRRAVKSQRAIVGASLDVIKERRSMRPEARSAARAEAIRQDKEKKAAAQAVKKAEKAKNAANASKGQAKGNVSKQGAKGAQVKVAARTR, from the exons ATGCGTACCTACGAAGACAGCTTCTCCGGCCAGAGGATCTACCCTGGAAAG GGTAAGATCTATGTCCGTGGCGACAGCAAGGTGTTCCGATTCGTCAACGGCAAGTCGGAGTCACTGTTCCTGCAGCGAAAGAACCCCCGTCGCATTGCCTGGACGGTTCTGTACCGACGACAGCACCGCAAGGGTATCTCTGAG GAGGTTGCCAAGAAGCGCACTCGCCGTGCCGTCAAGTCCCAGCGTGCCATCGTTGGTGCTTCCCTCGATGTTATCAAGGAGCGCCGATCTATGCGCCCCGAGGCCCGATCTGCCGCTCGCGCCGAGGCCATCCGacaggacaaggagaagaaggctgctgctcaggCCGTCAAgaaggctgagaaggccaagaacgCCGCCAACGCCTCCAAGGGCCAGGCCAAGGGAAATGTCAGCAAGCAGGGCGCAAAGGGCGCTCAGGTCAAGGTCGCCGCCCGAACCCGCTAA